Proteins from a single region of Nitratidesulfovibrio sp.:
- a CDS encoding EAL domain-containing protein, with translation MTDDRTGDRRDRKQEQHATGGAVGGVRAGDDASAGKMPGLLRALLDNPMVAMFLRDGQGRYLAANQLYADLAGVPGKDMVGLSPHDIFPHAVASALLDEDRRVAADETPMLCERMLPDDATERVFRVAKLPLPPEVAGAGAVLGLAFDVTALVQAEIEEEVRQRTAALAESTARFRALFELAPDAVYVRGEGGRIVDCNRTAERMSGHPRQALLSLRTADLLPPDIEARIDNLLAGSPLPDATPAGPPTVPHESCPTGGFCMEGVCATAQGSHEAEVSVEPLPLSLLRGEGMAALVVVHDISGRRAAERQARLFERVFRNALEGICITDPEGTIVAVNPAFTTITGYPAEEAVGATPRILKSHHHDSAFYEDMWRTLVEDGRWEEEIWNRRKNGEVYPEWLSISAIPGPTGRTEYYVAVFHDITELKAKESQIQHQAHHDALTGLPNRALLRDRLGMAINGARREGRKVAVLSVDLDNFKQVNDSLGHMVGDIYLQQAAEQMRQMVRPQDTLARVGGDEFVVVLQDVENERDAAQVAERLLARFTDPVRVQEHELFVGASVGIALFPDDGDDPDTLVRNADIAMSRAKEQGKRRYHLFTPAMNERAVRRLSLEGDLHRALAAGDITAHYQPRVDLNTGLITGMEALARWTRADGSQEHPAEFIPLAESTGLIVPLGEHMLRLACARTRALCDAGHADLHVAVNLSLHQFRHRNLVGMVADVLAETGLPPHLLELEITESTIVTDADHTIRKLNQLAEMGIALSVDDFGTGYSSLSQLKNLPLTSLKIDRSFIRDIPDDPNDAAIAATIITMADRLGLRVVAEGVETPEQLNFLLLEGCHEVQGFLFSRPLPPEEFAALLVRGRRLTVPRDGGGTI, from the coding sequence ATGACGGACGACAGGACGGGCGACAGGCGGGACAGGAAACAGGAACAGCACGCCACCGGTGGGGCAGTTGGCGGGGTGAGGGCTGGCGACGACGCGTCCGCCGGCAAGATGCCCGGCCTGCTGCGCGCCCTGCTGGACAACCCCATGGTGGCCATGTTCCTGCGCGACGGCCAGGGCCGCTATCTGGCCGCCAACCAGTTGTACGCCGACCTGGCCGGAGTGCCCGGCAAGGACATGGTGGGCCTTTCCCCGCACGACATCTTTCCCCATGCCGTGGCCAGCGCCCTGCTGGACGAGGACCGGCGCGTGGCCGCCGACGAAACCCCCATGCTGTGCGAGCGCATGCTGCCCGACGACGCTACCGAGCGGGTGTTCCGCGTGGCCAAGCTGCCCCTGCCGCCCGAGGTGGCCGGGGCAGGTGCCGTGCTGGGCCTGGCCTTCGACGTCACCGCCCTGGTCCAGGCCGAAATAGAAGAAGAGGTGCGCCAGCGCACCGCCGCGCTTGCCGAAAGCACCGCCCGCTTCCGCGCGCTGTTCGAACTGGCCCCCGACGCCGTGTACGTACGCGGCGAGGGCGGCCGCATCGTGGACTGCAACCGCACCGCCGAACGCATGTCCGGCCACCCGCGCCAGGCCCTGCTGTCCCTGCGCACGGCGGACCTGCTGCCCCCGGACATCGAGGCCCGCATCGACAACCTGCTGGCCGGAAGCCCCCTGCCCGACGCCACCCCGGCGGGACCGCCCACAGTCCCGCACGAATCCTGCCCGACCGGCGGCTTCTGCATGGAGGGGGTCTGCGCCACCGCGCAGGGCAGCCACGAGGCCGAGGTGAGCGTGGAGCCCCTGCCCCTGTCCCTGCTGCGGGGCGAGGGCATGGCCGCACTGGTGGTGGTGCACGACATTTCCGGCCGCCGCGCCGCCGAACGGCAGGCGCGGCTGTTCGAACGGGTGTTCCGCAACGCGCTGGAAGGCATCTGCATCACCGACCCGGAAGGTACCATCGTGGCGGTGAACCCGGCCTTCACCACCATCACCGGGTACCCGGCGGAAGAAGCCGTGGGCGCGACCCCGCGCATCCTCAAGTCGCACCACCACGACAGCGCCTTCTACGAGGACATGTGGCGCACCCTGGTGGAGGATGGCCGCTGGGAAGAAGAAATCTGGAACCGCCGCAAGAACGGCGAGGTCTACCCCGAGTGGCTGAGCATCAGCGCCATACCCGGCCCCACCGGGCGCACCGAATACTACGTGGCCGTGTTCCACGACATCACGGAACTGAAGGCCAAGGAATCGCAGATCCAGCACCAGGCCCACCATGACGCGCTCACCGGCCTGCCCAACCGCGCCCTGTTGCGCGACCGGCTGGGCATGGCCATCAACGGCGCCCGGCGCGAGGGCCGCAAGGTGGCCGTGCTGTCGGTGGACCTGGACAACTTCAAGCAGGTCAACGACAGCCTGGGCCACATGGTGGGCGACATCTACCTGCAACAGGCCGCCGAGCAGATGCGCCAGATGGTCCGCCCGCAGGACACCCTGGCCCGCGTGGGCGGCGACGAATTCGTCGTGGTGCTGCAGGACGTGGAGAACGAACGCGACGCCGCGCAGGTGGCCGAACGGCTGCTGGCCCGGTTCACCGACCCGGTGCGCGTGCAGGAACACGAACTGTTCGTGGGCGCCAGCGTGGGCATAGCCCTGTTTCCCGACGACGGCGACGACCCGGACACCCTGGTGCGCAACGCCGACATCGCCATGTCGCGCGCCAAGGAACAGGGCAAGCGCCGCTACCACCTGTTCACCCCGGCCATGAACGAACGCGCCGTGCGCCGCCTGTCGCTGGAAGGCGACCTGCACCGCGCCCTGGCCGCCGGAGACATCACCGCCCACTACCAGCCGCGCGTGGACCTGAACACCGGCCTGATCACCGGCATGGAGGCCCTGGCCCGCTGGACCCGCGCCGACGGCAGCCAGGAACACCCGGCGGAGTTCATCCCGCTGGCCGAATCCACGGGGCTCATCGTGCCCCTTGGCGAGCACATGCTGCGCCTGGCCTGCGCCAGAACCCGCGCCCTGTGCGATGCCGGGCACGCCGACCTGCACGTGGCCGTGAACCTTTCGCTGCATCAGTTCCGCCACCGCAACCTGGTGGGCATGGTGGCCGACGTGCTGGCCGAAACGGGCCTGCCGCCGCACCTGCTGGAACTGGAAATCACCGAATCCACCATCGTCACCGACGCGGACCACACCATCCGCAAGCTGAACCAACTGGCGGAAATGGGCATTGCCCTTTCGGTGGACGACTTCGGCACCGGCTACTCCTCGCTGTCCCAGCTCAAGAACCTGCCGCTGACCTCGCTGAAGATCGACCGTTCGTTCATCCGCGACATCCCCGACGACCCCAACGACGCGGCCATCGCCGCCACCATCATCACCATGGCCGACAGGCTGGGGCTACGCGTGGTGGCCGAAGGGGTGGAAACGCCGGAACAGCTCAACTTCCTGCTGCTGGAAGGCTGCCACGAGGTGCAGGGATTCCTGTTCAGCCGCCCCCTGCCGCCGGAAGAGTTCGCCGCGCTGCTGGTACGGGGCAGACGACTGACCGTGCCCCGCGACGGGGGCGGCACCATCTGA
- a CDS encoding 4Fe-4S dicluster domain-containing protein produces MYMLSNVLRNIMGKYSTRLYPFETRPAFEGFRGKLVNNIHDCIFCKSCQIKCPSQCITVDPKEGKWDCDPFACVYCSVCVDACPTHCLSMENNHRKPSPGKFVVSLQGTPRKSKKADKSGDKPAEAAAPEA; encoded by the coding sequence ATGTACATGCTCAGCAACGTGCTGCGGAACATCATGGGGAAATACTCCACCCGGCTCTACCCGTTCGAGACGCGGCCGGCGTTCGAGGGGTTCCGCGGCAAACTGGTAAACAACATCCACGACTGCATCTTCTGCAAGAGCTGCCAGATCAAGTGCCCTTCGCAGTGCATCACCGTGGACCCCAAGGAAGGCAAGTGGGATTGCGATCCCTTTGCCTGCGTGTACTGCTCGGTGTGCGTCGATGCATGCCCCACGCACTGCCTGTCGATGGAAAACAACCATCGCAAGCCCTCGCCCGGCAAGTTCGTGGTGAGCCTGCAAGGCACGCCCAGAAAGTCCAAGAAGGCCGACAAGAGCGGCGACAAGCCCGCCGAGGCTGCCGCTCCCGAAGCCTAG
- a CDS encoding phospholipase D-like domain-containing protein has protein sequence MTPFPAVTLVTLQWVLIPAMYGVSVYAAGHALLYKRDPRAALGWIAVCLTFPVAGPLLYFLFGINRVHSRAARLLEESETRRLREGGRLHGGPARNEPPGAMPSTIVPPRYERLARVGYAVTGRPLAGGNHVQPLHNGEQAYPAMLDAIDNAEHSVFLTTYIFGTGDAGQRFVDALADAVARGVDVRVIVDGVGCLYHWPRAWRRLTRRGVRVERFLPPHLVPPQLSVNLRTHRKVLVCDGKVGFTGGMNIAQNHMAAQGCTRCVTDMHFLFSGPIVAQLQEAFLRDWGFVTGEYAPGPQVREEPCGDSLCRMVLDGPGFGSERVHDLLAGVVAGAERSIHIMTPYFLPSRELISGLRAASLRGVEVHCVLPVRNNLPFVHWATRNLLPSLLESGVRVFYQPPPFCHTKLLLIDGCYAHVGSANIDPRSLRLNFELTVEVLDTTVARQLGHHFEAVRAVSDEVTPESLTARSMPVRLRDAMCWLFSPYL, from the coding sequence ATGACCCCCTTCCCGGCGGTCACCCTGGTCACCCTGCAATGGGTGCTCATTCCCGCCATGTACGGGGTTTCCGTGTATGCGGCGGGCCACGCCCTGCTGTACAAGCGCGACCCGCGTGCGGCGCTGGGGTGGATTGCCGTGTGCCTTACCTTTCCCGTGGCCGGGCCGCTGCTCTATTTCCTGTTCGGCATCAACCGCGTGCACAGCCGCGCCGCCCGCCTGCTGGAAGAATCGGAAACCCGCCGCCTGCGCGAAGGGGGGCGTCTGCACGGCGGCCCGGCCCGGAACGAGCCGCCGGGGGCCATGCCGTCCACCATCGTGCCGCCGCGCTACGAGCGGCTGGCCCGCGTGGGCTATGCGGTTACCGGGCGCCCCCTGGCCGGGGGCAACCACGTGCAGCCCCTGCATAACGGCGAGCAGGCCTACCCCGCCATGCTCGACGCCATCGACAATGCCGAGCACAGCGTTTTTCTGACCACCTACATCTTCGGCACCGGCGACGCGGGCCAGCGCTTCGTGGATGCCCTGGCCGACGCCGTGGCACGCGGGGTGGACGTGCGGGTCATCGTGGACGGCGTGGGCTGCCTGTACCACTGGCCGCGCGCCTGGCGGCGGCTGACCCGGCGCGGGGTGCGCGTGGAACGCTTTCTGCCGCCGCATCTCGTGCCGCCGCAGCTTTCGGTGAACCTGCGCACCCACCGCAAGGTGCTGGTGTGCGACGGCAAGGTGGGCTTCACCGGGGGGATGAACATCGCCCAGAACCACATGGCCGCGCAGGGCTGCACCCGTTGCGTCACCGACATGCATTTTCTGTTCAGCGGGCCCATCGTGGCCCAGTTGCAGGAAGCCTTTCTGCGTGACTGGGGCTTCGTCACCGGCGAATACGCCCCCGGCCCGCAGGTGCGCGAGGAACCCTGCGGCGATTCGCTGTGCCGCATGGTGCTGGACGGACCCGGCTTCGGCTCCGAGCGCGTGCACGACCTGCTGGCGGGCGTGGTGGCCGGGGCCGAGCGATCCATCCACATCATGACGCCCTATTTCCTGCCCTCGCGCGAACTGATCAGCGGGCTGCGCGCCGCCTCGCTGCGCGGGGTAGAGGTGCACTGCGTGCTGCCCGTCCGCAACAACCTGCCCTTCGTGCACTGGGCCACCCGCAACCTGCTGCCCTCGCTGCTGGAAAGCGGAGTGCGGGTGTTCTATCAGCCGCCGCCGTTCTGCCACACCAAGCTGCTGCTCATCGACGGGTGTTACGCCCACGTGGGGTCGGCCAACATCGACCCGCGCAGCCTGCGCCTGAACTTCGAGCTGACGGTGGAGGTGCTGGACACCACCGTGGCCCGCCAGTTGGGGCACCACTTCGAGGCGGTGCGCGCCGTGTCGGACGAGGTGACGCCCGAATCGCTGACTGCCCGCAGCATGCCGGTGCGCCTGCGCGATGCGATGTGCTGGCTGTTTTCTCCTTACCTGTAG
- a CDS encoding universal stress protein produces the protein MPYARILLPMDGSEHARLALRHAVNLARCGGTGHVVLMHSFGEIPALIGGEPREELVRECTQEAEAMLAEPRALLDELGVPNSVRIVDGAPGRAVVRVCDEEGCDTIVMGSRGLGELGGMIMGSVTHQVLQLAKVPVLVVR, from the coding sequence ATGCCCTATGCACGAATACTGCTTCCCATGGATGGTTCGGAGCATGCCCGCCTGGCCCTGCGCCACGCGGTGAACCTGGCTCGTTGCGGTGGCACGGGGCACGTTGTGCTTATGCACAGCTTTGGCGAAATTCCCGCCCTCATCGGCGGCGAGCCGCGCGAGGAACTGGTGCGTGAATGCACCCAGGAGGCGGAAGCCATGCTGGCCGAGCCGCGCGCCCTGCTGGACGAACTGGGCGTGCCCAATTCCGTGCGCATCGTGGACGGTGCCCCCGGCAGGGCCGTGGTGCGCGTCTGCGACGAGGAAGGGTGCGACACCATCGTCATGGGTTCTCGCGGGTTGGGCGAATTGGGCGGCATGATCATGGGCAGCGTCACCCATCAGGTGCTTCAGTTGGCTAAGGTGCCCGTGCTGGTCGTCCGCTAG
- a CDS encoding NADH-quinone oxidoreductase subunit C, with protein sequence MPTHSEILNATPIAADAVVAQARSMFDQGYRLVTMSVVDLGDGNVDIFYHYDLNNEMTHFRLTHPKDQPVPSISPVYFAALLVENESRDHFNLKFDGLVLDFNRTLYLDDEITSTISAPFCKISTIQKKD encoded by the coding sequence ATGCCCACGCACAGCGAAATACTGAACGCAACGCCCATCGCCGCGGATGCCGTGGTCGCGCAGGCCAGGAGCATGTTCGACCAGGGTTACCGCCTGGTCACCATGTCCGTGGTGGACCTTGGCGACGGCAACGTGGATATCTTCTATCATTACGACCTGAACAACGAGATGACCCACTTCCGGCTGACCCACCCCAAGGACCAGCCCGTGCCCAGCATCTCGCCCGTCTACTTCGCCGCGCTGCTCGTCGAAAACGAATCGCGCGACCACTTCAACCTGAAGTTCGACGGTCTGGTGCTGGACTTCAACCGTACGTTGTACCTGGATGACGAGATTACCTCGACCATCTCGGCGCCGTTCTGCAAGATCTCCACCATCCAGAAGAAGGATTAA
- a CDS encoding putative quinol monooxygenase codes for MSQTDSPVAVTAMLTARPGSEARAAELIAGIVAATQRHDGMLRYEAQQQLDAPRNFTFIEQWTSRTTLDAHLATPELLAFRAAAAEVFEGPADVRLWRLVK; via the coding sequence ATGTCGCAAACCGATTCTCCCGTGGCCGTCACCGCCATGCTCACCGCCCGGCCCGGCAGCGAGGCCCGCGCGGCGGAACTCATCGCCGGTATCGTGGCCGCCACGCAGCGCCATGACGGCATGCTGCGCTACGAGGCGCAACAGCAGTTGGACGCACCGCGCAATTTCACCTTCATCGAACAGTGGACGTCCAGGACAACCCTGGACGCGCACCTGGCCACGCCGGAACTGCTGGCCTTCCGTGCGGCGGCGGCAGAGGTTTTCGAAGGCCCCGCCGACGTGCGGCTGTGGCGGCTGGTGAAGTAG
- a CDS encoding flavin reductase family protein: MANDVPTVSATLTRTIAGRVDIGPQAFVVPMAQTIVGCMADGRPNFMAVAWLTRVNHQPPMLGVAINRRNHSHGAIAASGQFSVNFPTVDMAAVTDYTGLASGARVDKSGLFELFHGHLDAAPLIRECPLCIECRVHTAVELPSNTFFIGEIAGAWCADDCLDGDGAPDPMRLRPMLLTMPDNRYWSMGDVVGKAWHDGKALRQKAGGEAG; this comes from the coding sequence ATGGCGAACGACGTGCCGACAGTTTCCGCTACCCTCACCAGGACCATCGCAGGCCGGGTGGACATCGGTCCCCAGGCCTTCGTGGTGCCCATGGCCCAGACCATCGTGGGCTGCATGGCCGATGGCAGGCCCAATTTCATGGCCGTGGCCTGGCTGACGCGGGTCAACCACCAGCCGCCCATGCTGGGCGTGGCCATCAATCGGCGCAATCACAGCCACGGCGCCATCGCCGCCAGCGGGCAGTTCAGCGTGAACTTTCCCACCGTGGACATGGCGGCGGTGACCGACTACACGGGCCTGGCCTCCGGCGCGCGCGTGGACAAGTCCGGCCTGTTCGAGCTGTTCCACGGCCATCTGGACGCGGCACCGCTGATACGGGAATGCCCGCTGTGCATCGAATGCCGGGTGCATACCGCCGTGGAACTGCCCAGCAACACCTTTTTCATCGGCGAGATTGCCGGGGCGTGGTGCGCCGATGACTGCCTGGACGGTGACGGCGCGCCCGACCCCATGCGGCTGCGGCCCATGCTGCTGACCATGCCCGACAACCGCTACTGGTCCATGGGCGACGTGGTGGGCAAGGCATGGCACGACGGCAAGGCCCTGCGGCAAAAGGCGGGCGGCGAAGCCGGGTAG
- a CDS encoding nickel-dependent hydrogenase large subunit yields MSRTIIPFGPQHPVLPEPLHLKLVVEDETIVEAVPALGYVHRGLETLASIRDYNQMVYIVERVCGICSCIHAMCYCQGLETMMNVEVPSRAKYLRVIWSELHRIHSHLLWLGLFADGFGFESLFMQFWKIRERVMDINEATAGNRVVISVNVVGGVRRDLDKTQQRWILDELDKLEKELRQLMKTMLDDYTVKKRTVGVGVLTAQQALQLGAVGPTLRGSGVAQDARQLGYAAFDELDFEPVTSPEGDSWARSKVRFMETLQSMDIVRQAISRLPDTELAAKVPGKPTGEVVCRVEQPRGELLYYLKGNGSKNMERVRIRTPTFANIPPLLAMLPGAQLADVPIAALTIDPCISCTER; encoded by the coding sequence ATGTCCCGCACCATCATTCCTTTCGGTCCGCAGCATCCGGTTCTGCCGGAACCCCTGCACCTGAAACTGGTCGTCGAGGATGAAACCATCGTCGAAGCCGTGCCCGCCCTGGGCTACGTGCATCGCGGCCTCGAAACCCTCGCCAGCATTCGTGACTACAACCAGATGGTCTACATCGTGGAGCGGGTGTGCGGCATCTGTTCGTGCATCCACGCCATGTGCTACTGCCAGGGCCTTGAAACCATGATGAACGTGGAAGTGCCGAGCCGCGCCAAGTACCTGCGGGTCATCTGGTCGGAACTGCACCGTATCCACAGCCACCTTCTGTGGCTGGGCCTGTTCGCCGACGGTTTCGGCTTCGAAAGCCTGTTCATGCAGTTCTGGAAGATTCGCGAACGCGTCATGGACATCAACGAAGCCACGGCGGGCAACCGCGTGGTCATCTCTGTCAACGTGGTGGGCGGCGTGCGCCGCGACCTGGACAAGACCCAGCAGCGCTGGATCCTCGACGAGCTGGACAAGCTGGAAAAGGAACTGCGCCAGCTGATGAAGACCATGCTCGACGACTACACCGTGAAGAAGCGCACCGTGGGCGTGGGCGTGCTGACGGCCCAACAGGCCCTCCAACTCGGCGCGGTCGGCCCCACCCTGCGCGGCAGCGGCGTTGCCCAGGACGCCCGCCAGCTTGGCTACGCGGCCTTCGACGAACTGGACTTCGAGCCCGTCACCTCGCCCGAGGGCGACAGCTGGGCCCGTTCCAAGGTCCGGTTCATGGAAACGCTGCAATCCATGGATATCGTGCGTCAGGCCATTTCGCGCCTGCCCGATACGGAACTGGCCGCCAAGGTTCCCGGCAAGCCCACCGGCGAGGTGGTCTGCCGCGTCGAACAGCCGCGCGGCGAGTTGCTGTACTACCTGAAGGGCAATGGCTCGAAGAACATGGAGCGGGTGCGCATCCGCACCCCCACCTTCGCCAACATCCCGCCGCTTCTGGCCATGCTGCCCGGCGCGCAGCTTGCCGACGTGCCCATCGCGGCCCTGACCATCGACCCGTGCATCAGCTGCACCGAGCGGTAA
- the speB gene encoding agmatinase, translating into MRHAEGRFLASELDNAAPAGARFHVIPVPYEDSVSYGGGTAAGPAAILAASDQLELWDGESVPAELGIHTAPAVDCSGGAEAVLARIEAATATALSHGGLPVLLGGEHTVTLGALRALHRQHGRFGVIQFDAHADLRDSYGGTPYSHAAVMRRAVADLGLPLFQIGVRALCREEVDCRAALGIGHLDAAALARHGIPDPLLPPGFPERIYVTFDVDGLDPSIMPATGTPVPGGLGWYDARRCLELAMAGRQVLGFDVVELAPMLGFHAADFAAARLVYDIMGLVQRLGR; encoded by the coding sequence ATGCGGCACGCCGAAGGGCGTTTCTTGGCCTCTGAACTGGACAATGCCGCGCCCGCCGGGGCGCGTTTTCATGTCATCCCCGTCCCCTACGAAGACAGCGTTTCCTACGGCGGGGGCACGGCGGCGGGGCCTGCCGCCATCCTTGCCGCGTCGGACCAGCTGGAACTGTGGGACGGCGAATCGGTGCCCGCAGAGCTTGGCATTCACACCGCGCCCGCCGTGGACTGTTCCGGCGGGGCGGAGGCGGTGCTGGCGCGCATCGAGGCGGCCACGGCCACGGCCCTGTCCCACGGGGGGCTGCCCGTGCTGCTGGGCGGCGAGCATACCGTCACCCTTGGGGCGCTGCGGGCGCTGCACCGCCAGCACGGCAGGTTCGGGGTCATCCAGTTCGACGCCCACGCCGACCTGCGCGACAGCTACGGCGGCACCCCCTACAGCCACGCGGCGGTGATGCGCCGCGCCGTGGCCGACCTTGGCCTGCCGCTGTTCCAGATCGGGGTGCGCGCCCTGTGCCGCGAAGAAGTGGACTGCCGCGCCGCGCTGGGCATCGGCCATCTGGACGCCGCCGCGCTGGCCCGCCACGGCATCCCCGACCCGCTGCTGCCGCCGGGCTTTCCGGAACGCATCTACGTGACCTTCGACGTGGACGGGCTGGACCCCTCCATCATGCCCGCCACCGGCACTCCGGTGCCCGGCGGCCTTGGCTGGTACGACGCCCGGCGCTGCCTGGAACTGGCCATGGCCGGGCGGCAGGTGCTGGGCTTTGACGTGGTGGAACTGGCCCCCATGCTGGGCTTTCACGCGGCGGACTTTGCGGCGGCGCGGCTGGTGTACGACATCATGGGGCTGGTGCAGCGGCTGGGCCGCTGA
- the chrA gene encoding chromate efflux transporter: MSETSLDAPPQPGAGNPPSLRDLFLTFMRLGATAFGGPAMLPVVRAMVVERKGWMDEATFRSGVALCQAVPGATVMQVASYVGLRLRGTPGMLAGFFGFTLPAFLMITALSAMYWKNHELPAVMAAFIGLKAVTVALMVSGLLDFGKRYLRMGMDWVIGAGVCGLTLLGVHPIVPVLAAAAAGVVVYRDGDAAPSARAGGGPGAAVRPGALGALRGVLAGLAGVAAALAVLAALRPDLFALAVSMLRTDLVAFGGALAALPVMRHEVVHLRGWMSDAAFLDGVAIGQVTPGPIILTAAFIGWQVDGPVGSVVAGLAIFTPSLFFMLGAERLVSRIEHSRIYRRAVRATLAGFTGLLGYLAISVAQALPPTPLPAVIGVAAFAALRAGVDVLYVVGAGALASWLLG; encoded by the coding sequence GTGTCCGAAACATCTCTGGACGCCCCGCCGCAGCCCGGCGCGGGCAACCCGCCCTCCCTGCGCGACCTGTTCCTGACCTTCATGCGCCTGGGCGCCACGGCCTTCGGCGGCCCCGCCATGCTGCCCGTGGTGCGGGCCATGGTGGTGGAACGCAAGGGCTGGATGGACGAGGCCACGTTTCGCTCCGGCGTGGCCCTGTGCCAGGCGGTGCCGGGGGCCACGGTGATGCAGGTGGCCTCGTACGTGGGGCTGCGACTGCGCGGCACGCCCGGCATGCTGGCCGGGTTCTTCGGGTTCACCCTGCCCGCGTTCCTGATGATCACCGCGCTTTCGGCCATGTACTGGAAGAATCACGAACTGCCCGCCGTCATGGCCGCGTTCATCGGGCTGAAGGCCGTCACCGTGGCGCTGATGGTGTCCGGGCTGCTTGATTTCGGCAAACGTTATCTGCGCATGGGCATGGACTGGGTGATCGGGGCCGGGGTATGCGGACTGACCCTTTTGGGCGTCCACCCCATCGTGCCGGTGCTGGCGGCGGCCGCCGCCGGGGTGGTGGTGTACCGCGATGGCGATGCCGCACCCTCCGCGCGGGCGGGCGGCGGTCCCGGCGCTGCCGTCCGGCCCGGTGCCCTGGGCGCCTTGCGCGGCGTGCTGGCGGGCCTGGCGGGGGTGGCCGCGGCCCTGGCCGTGCTGGCGGCCCTGCGGCCCGACCTGTTCGCCCTGGCCGTGTCCATGCTGCGCACCGACCTCGTGGCCTTCGGCGGGGCGCTGGCGGCCCTGCCGGTGATGCGCCACGAGGTGGTCCACCTGCGCGGCTGGATGAGCGACGCCGCCTTTCTGGACGGCGTGGCCATCGGCCAGGTGACGCCCGGCCCCATCATCCTCACCGCCGCGTTCATCGGCTGGCAGGTGGATGGCCCGGTGGGGTCGGTGGTGGCGGGGCTGGCCATCTTCACGCCGTCGCTGTTCTTCATGCTGGGGGCGGAACGGCTGGTCTCGCGCATCGAGCATTCGCGCATCTACCGCCGGGCGGTACGCGCCACGCTGGCGGGGTTCACCGGGCTGCTGGGGTACCTGGCCATCAGCGTGGCCCAGGCCCTGCCCCCCACGCCGCTGCCCGCCGTCATCGGCGTGGCCGCCTTTGCCGCGCTGCGCGCCGGGGTGGACGTGCTGTACGTGGTGGGCGCAGGCGCGCTGGCCTCGTGGCTGCTTGGCTGA
- a CDS encoding zinc dependent phospholipase C family protein, protein MNTSLQRQVSCGMPRGLGASDTGFATSSLSPATHAIPRIGATRARGTGVSSRSALACCAVLAMLAVVLLPDAAFAWGPGVHMVAAHWLLQNASLLPAAVGSALLAHPDAFLYGSLSADIFIGKGCTVTPGHSHNWSTGHALYEAADTPRLHAYACGYLAHLAADTVAHNHYVPTLLGGTPGTGKLSHVYVEMQADRMVEWDAAEAASLFRLPNGAADRTLLQATHGGHWPFAFKKRLFRSSLAVSGKQSWRRSLGLVHRVMPHAADRAYLRDMIDVSVRAVVDVLRDPYGSAVTGIDPIGSDHLAEARDVCRGVQPMVARRPGGARFPLDERLVDLPYLPVPCRAA, encoded by the coding sequence ATGAATACGTCTCTTCAGCGCCAGGTTTCGTGCGGCATGCCGCGCGGCCTTGGCGCCTCCGATACCGGTTTCGCCACTTCAAGCCTTTCCCCCGCCACGCATGCCATCCCCCGCATCGGGGCGACTCGCGCGCGCGGAACGGGCGTTTCGTCCCGCTCTGCGCTGGCGTGCTGCGCCGTGCTGGCAATGCTGGCCGTGGTGCTGCTGCCCGACGCGGCCTTTGCCTGGGGGCCGGGCGTGCACATGGTGGCCGCGCACTGGCTGCTGCAGAACGCCTCGCTCCTGCCCGCCGCCGTGGGTTCGGCCCTGCTGGCCCATCCGGATGCCTTCCTGTACGGCAGCCTTTCCGCCGACATCTTCATCGGCAAGGGCTGCACCGTCACCCCCGGCCACAGCCACAACTGGAGCACCGGCCACGCCCTGTACGAGGCGGCGGACACTCCGCGCCTGCATGCCTACGCCTGCGGCTACCTTGCGCACCTTGCCGCCGACACCGTGGCCCACAATCACTACGTGCCCACGCTGCTGGGGGGCACCCCCGGCACCGGCAAGCTGAGCCACGTGTACGTCGAGATGCAGGCCGACCGCATGGTGGAATGGGACGCGGCAGAGGCCGCCAGCCTGTTCCGCCTGCCCAACGGCGCGGCGGACCGCACCCTGTTGCAGGCCACGCACGGCGGGCACTGGCCCTTCGCCTTCAAGAAGCGGCTGTTCCGGAGCAGCCTGGCCGTCAGCGGCAAGCAGTCGTGGCGGCGTTCGCTGGGGCTGGTGCACCGGGTTATGCCCCACGCGGCGGACCGGGCCTACCTGCGCGACATGATCGACGTCAGCGTGCGGGCCGTGGTGGACGTGCTGCGCGACCCGTACGGGTCGGCGGTGACGGGCATCGACCCCATCGGCAGCGACCACCTGGCCGAGGCCCGCGACGTGTGCCGGGGCGTGCAGCCCATGGTGGCGCGCAGGCCGGGCGGCGCACGCTTTCCGCTGGACGAGCGGCTGGTGGATCTGCCCTATTTGCCGGTGCCGTGCCGGGCGGCCTGA